The following proteins come from a genomic window of Kitasatospora sp. NBC_01246:
- a CDS encoding thiolase family protein: protein MPRTARDVVFVDGVRTPFGKAGPKGIYHETRADDLVVKCIRELVRRNPNLPVERIDEVAIAATTQIGDQGLTIGRTAALLSGLPKSVPGYAIDRMCAGALTAVTTTAGGIAFGAYDVVVAGGVEHMGRHPMGEGVDPNPRFVSEKLVDESALFMGMTAENLHDRFPHITKERCDAYAVRSQEKAAKAYANGDIQPDLVPISVRNSNPEVGETGWGLSTTDEPMRPGTTMESLAGLKTPFRPHGNITAGNSAGLNDGATASLLAAEDVAEELGLPVKMRLVSFAFAGVEPEVMGIGPVPATEKALAKAGLTIDDIQAFEVNEAFAVQVLAFLDHYGIADDDERVNPFGGAIAFGHPLASSGVRLMNQLARRFEQRPDVRYGLTTMCIGFGMGGTIIWENPHFEGGK from the coding sequence GTGCCTCGTACCGCGAGGGACGTCGTCTTCGTCGATGGCGTCCGCACCCCGTTCGGCAAGGCCGGCCCGAAGGGCATCTACCACGAGACGCGCGCCGACGACCTCGTCGTCAAGTGCATCCGGGAGCTCGTGCGCCGTAACCCGAACCTGCCCGTCGAGCGGATCGACGAGGTCGCCATCGCGGCCACCACGCAGATCGGCGACCAGGGTCTGACCATCGGCCGCACCGCGGCCCTGCTGTCCGGCCTGCCGAAGTCCGTTCCCGGTTACGCCATCGACCGCATGTGTGCGGGCGCGCTGACCGCCGTGACCACGACCGCCGGCGGCATCGCCTTCGGCGCGTACGACGTGGTCGTGGCCGGCGGCGTCGAGCACATGGGCCGTCACCCGATGGGCGAGGGCGTCGACCCGAACCCGCGCTTCGTGTCCGAGAAGCTCGTCGACGAGTCCGCCCTGTTCATGGGGATGACCGCGGAGAACCTGCACGACCGGTTCCCGCACATCACCAAGGAGCGCTGCGACGCCTACGCCGTGCGCTCGCAGGAGAAGGCCGCCAAGGCGTACGCCAACGGCGACATCCAGCCCGACCTGGTGCCGATCTCGGTCCGCAACTCCAACCCCGAGGTCGGCGAGACCGGCTGGGGCCTGTCGACCACGGACGAGCCGATGCGCCCGGGCACGACGATGGAGTCGCTGGCGGGTCTGAAGACCCCGTTCCGCCCGCACGGCAACATCACCGCGGGCAACTCGGCCGGTCTGAACGACGGCGCCACCGCGTCGCTGCTGGCCGCCGAGGACGTCGCCGAGGAGCTCGGCCTGCCGGTCAAGATGCGCCTGGTCTCGTTCGCCTTCGCGGGCGTCGAGCCCGAGGTGATGGGCATCGGCCCGGTGCCGGCCACCGAGAAGGCGCTGGCCAAGGCCGGTCTGACCATCGACGACATCCAGGCCTTCGAGGTCAACGAGGCCTTCGCCGTCCAGGTGCTGGCCTTCCTGGACCACTACGGCATCGCGGACGACGACGAGCGGGTCAACCCGTTCGGCGGTGCGATCGCCTTCGGCCACCCGCTGGCCTCCTCGGGCGTGCGCCTGATGAACCAGCTGGCCCGCCGCTTCGAGCAGCGCCCGGACGTCCGTTACGGCCTCACCACGATGTGCATCGGCTTCGGCATGGGCGGCACCATCATCTGGGAGAACCCGCACTTCGAGGGTGGTAAGTGA
- a CDS encoding 3-hydroxyacyl-CoA dehydrogenase NAD-binding domain-containing protein, which produces MSTTTELLQQGAELFPGEVVTTAHVRHLDLPLQAGRLALITLDNGFDHTKPTTFGPGSLLKLSTALDQVEAEAAAGAIVGVAITGKPFIFAVGADLKGVEILKEHADALAIGKGGHEVFKRIAALPVPSFAFYNGAAMGGGVEVGLHATYRTVSAGVPAFSLPEVFLGLVPGWGGCTILPNLIGPSKAIKVIIENSMSQNKQLKGKDVFELGIADAIFEPADFLEQSLLWAAKVLTGDVVVEREAIDRGKAWDDAVAWGRLVADSKVHGAAPAAYKALDIIQQVKDADLQAGFDAEDAALADLIMSGELRSGIYAFNLVQRRAKRPFGAPDKSLARPVTKVGVVGAGLMASQLALLFARRMEVPVVLTDIDQERIDKGVGYVHAEIDKLLGKGRIGQDKANRLKGLVTGSLDKAAGFADADFVIEAVFEEMGVKQNVFADLENVVSPTCVLATNTSSLSVTEMASKLKHPERVVGFHFFNPVAILPLLEIVRGEQTDDAALATAFGVSKKLKKTSVLVKDAPAFVVNRILTRFMGEIQDIIDEGTPIATVEKGVEPLGLPMSPIVLLELVGPAIALHVSETLRGAFPERFTVSENLGRVVKAGKRGFYTWVDGKQVLDPEVLELLTFGDTVLTEEQVLNRALEAVAQEIGLMLEEGVVAEAQDIDLCMITGAGWPFHLGGITPYLDREGVSERVNGKRFLAPGVASVPA; this is translated from the coding sequence ATGAGCACCACGACTGAGCTGCTGCAGCAGGGCGCCGAGCTGTTCCCCGGCGAGGTCGTCACGACCGCGCACGTCCGCCACCTGGACCTGCCGCTGCAGGCCGGCCGGCTGGCCCTGATCACCCTGGACAACGGCTTCGACCACACCAAGCCGACCACCTTCGGCCCGGGCTCGCTGCTGAAGCTGTCCACCGCGCTGGACCAGGTCGAGGCCGAGGCCGCCGCGGGCGCGATCGTCGGTGTCGCGATCACCGGCAAGCCGTTCATCTTCGCGGTCGGCGCCGACCTCAAGGGCGTCGAGATCCTCAAGGAGCACGCGGACGCGCTGGCCATCGGCAAGGGCGGCCACGAGGTCTTCAAGCGGATCGCCGCGCTGCCCGTCCCCTCCTTCGCCTTCTACAACGGCGCGGCGATGGGCGGCGGCGTCGAGGTCGGCCTGCACGCCACCTACCGCACCGTCAGCGCGGGCGTTCCGGCGTTCTCGCTGCCGGAGGTCTTCCTGGGCCTCGTCCCCGGCTGGGGCGGCTGCACCATCCTGCCGAACCTGATCGGCCCCTCGAAGGCGATCAAGGTCATCATCGAGAACTCGATGAGCCAGAACAAGCAGCTCAAGGGCAAGGACGTGTTCGAGCTGGGGATCGCCGACGCGATCTTCGAGCCGGCCGACTTCCTGGAGCAGTCGCTGCTCTGGGCCGCCAAGGTGCTCACGGGCGACGTCGTGGTCGAGCGCGAGGCGATCGACCGCGGCAAGGCCTGGGACGACGCCGTCGCCTGGGGCCGGCTGGTCGCCGACTCCAAGGTGCACGGCGCGGCCCCGGCCGCCTACAAGGCGCTGGACATCATCCAGCAGGTCAAGGACGCCGACCTGCAGGCCGGCTTCGACGCCGAGGACGCGGCGCTGGCCGACCTCATCATGAGCGGCGAGCTGCGCAGCGGCATCTACGCCTTCAACCTGGTGCAGCGCCGGGCGAAGCGCCCGTTCGGTGCGCCGGACAAGTCGCTGGCCCGCCCGGTCACCAAGGTCGGCGTCGTGGGCGCCGGTCTGATGGCCTCGCAGCTGGCGCTGCTGTTCGCCCGCCGGATGGAGGTGCCGGTGGTCCTCACCGACATCGACCAGGAGCGCATCGACAAGGGCGTCGGCTACGTCCACGCCGAGATCGACAAGCTGCTCGGCAAGGGCCGGATCGGCCAGGACAAGGCCAACCGGCTCAAGGGCCTGGTCACCGGCTCGCTCGACAAGGCCGCCGGCTTCGCCGACGCGGACTTCGTGATCGAGGCCGTGTTCGAGGAGATGGGCGTCAAGCAGAACGTCTTCGCGGACCTGGAGAACGTGGTCTCGCCGACCTGCGTGCTGGCGACCAACACCTCCTCCCTCTCGGTCACCGAGATGGCCTCGAAGCTGAAGCACCCCGAGCGGGTCGTCGGCTTCCACTTCTTCAACCCCGTCGCGATCCTGCCGCTGCTGGAGATCGTCCGCGGCGAGCAGACCGACGACGCCGCGCTGGCCACCGCCTTCGGCGTCTCGAAGAAGCTGAAGAAGACCTCGGTGCTGGTCAAGGACGCCCCGGCGTTCGTGGTGAACCGGATCCTGACCCGCTTCATGGGCGAGATCCAGGACATCATCGACGAGGGCACCCCGATCGCCACGGTCGAGAAGGGCGTCGAGCCGCTCGGCCTGCCGATGTCCCCGATCGTGCTGCTGGAGCTGGTCGGCCCGGCCATCGCGCTGCACGTCTCGGAGACGCTGCGCGGCGCCTTCCCGGAGCGGTTCACCGTCTCCGAGAACCTCGGCCGGGTGGTCAAGGCCGGCAAGCGCGGCTTCTACACCTGGGTCGACGGCAAGCAGGTGCTCGACCCCGAGGTGCTGGAGCTGCTCACCTTCGGCGACACCGTGCTGACCGAGGAGCAGGTGCTGAACCGCGCTCTGGAGGCCGTCGCGCAGGAGATCGGCCTGATGCTGGAGGAGGGTGTCGTCGCCGAGGCGCAGGACATCGACCTCTGCATGATCACCGGCGCCGGCTGGCCCTTCCACCTTGGCGGGATCACCCCGTACCTGGACCGTGAGGGCGTCTCGGAGCGGGTGAACGGCAAGCGGTTCCTCGCCCCCGGCGTGGCCTCGGTGCCCGCCTAA
- a CDS encoding ArnT family glycosyltransferase, whose protein sequence is MPTPTRPRLVGLAERLPDRVRQGYWTRLVPVLALVALATHIPSFVRPVWSPDEGFLATQARMLADGGVLYDTVVDRKPPLLPWLYQACFAVFGSASLWPLRTLAVVAHLVTAILLASIARGRWGNRAGAGAGLLYLLVSIGLSPEDTQAATFEVFMLPAMVAAFRYAERRRWLAAGIAVALCSLTKQTGGAVLLPVLWMLFQDARRRGVRWPPALFKIGFGFTLPIALVAVILTKPKGFLFWVVTGSGDYASVGGAWLQMAGRALGNSAILVGAGLGFLLPVGRRLWLKHRHRPLPVAGEEHGSTTDLWVWLLSSVVAVSVGFHFFGHYYLQLMPPLVLLGTGAVATSAIRWKPVLVYTAAAATVFWGLALAWPGERLTRTTEVATAVAAQSKPQDTVLVWGMHPELYWLADRKPATRYLTAGFLTNFSGGKDGNANVGEQFSVSNAWQTFDREIAKGLPEIVVDDSGLAPYQPGMIPKIENLLDTHYEMVGVFADTVVYRLKR, encoded by the coding sequence GTGCCGACCCCCACCCGCCCCCGCCTCGTCGGGCTTGCCGAGCGCCTGCCCGACCGCGTCCGCCAGGGTTACTGGACGAGGCTGGTGCCGGTGCTGGCCCTGGTCGCGCTCGCCACCCACATCCCCTCCTTCGTCCGGCCGGTCTGGAGCCCCGACGAGGGGTTCCTGGCCACCCAGGCCCGGATGCTGGCGGACGGCGGCGTCCTCTACGACACCGTGGTCGACCGCAAGCCGCCGCTGCTGCCCTGGCTCTACCAGGCCTGCTTCGCCGTCTTCGGCTCCGCCTCGCTCTGGCCGCTGCGCACCCTGGCCGTGGTCGCCCACCTGGTCACCGCGATCCTGCTGGCCTCGATCGCCCGCGGCCGCTGGGGCAACCGGGCGGGCGCCGGGGCGGGTCTGCTCTACCTGCTGGTCTCCATCGGGCTCTCCCCGGAGGACACCCAGGCGGCGACCTTCGAGGTCTTCATGCTGCCCGCCATGGTGGCCGCCTTCCGGTACGCCGAGCGCCGCCGCTGGCTGGCCGCCGGCATCGCGGTGGCACTCTGCTCGCTGACCAAGCAGACCGGCGGCGCCGTCCTGCTGCCGGTGCTCTGGATGCTGTTCCAGGACGCCCGCCGGCGCGGGGTCCGCTGGCCGCCCGCCCTGTTCAAGATCGGATTCGGCTTCACCCTGCCGATAGCGCTGGTCGCGGTGATCCTCACCAAACCCAAGGGCTTCCTGTTCTGGGTGGTCACCGGCAGCGGGGACTACGCCTCGGTGGGCGGCGCCTGGCTGCAGATGGCCGGCCGCGCGCTGGGCAACTCGGCGATCCTGGTCGGCGCCGGCCTGGGCTTCCTGCTGCCGGTCGGTCGCCGGCTCTGGCTGAAGCACCGCCACCGCCCGCTGCCGGTCGCCGGGGAGGAGCACGGCTCCACCACCGACCTCTGGGTCTGGCTGCTCTCCTCGGTGGTCGCGGTCAGCGTCGGGTTCCACTTCTTCGGCCACTACTACCTGCAGCTGATGCCCCCGCTGGTGCTGCTGGGCACCGGCGCGGTCGCCACCTCGGCGATCCGCTGGAAACCGGTCCTGGTGTACACCGCGGCCGCCGCCACGGTGTTCTGGGGCCTCGCGCTGGCCTGGCCGGGGGAGCGGCTCACCCGGACCACCGAGGTGGCCACCGCGGTCGCCGCGCAGAGCAAGCCGCAGGACACCGTGCTGGTCTGGGGCATGCACCCGGAGCTGTACTGGCTGGCCGACCGCAAGCCGGCCACCCGCTACCTGACCGCGGGCTTCCTGACCAACTTCAGCGGCGGCAAGGACGGCAACGCCAACGTCGGCGAGCAGTTCAGCGTCAGCAACGCCTGGCAGACCTTCGACCGGGAGATCGCCAAGGGCCTGCCCGAGATCGTCGTGGACGACTCCGGCCTGGCGCCCTACCAGCCCGGCATGATCCCGAAGATCGAGAACCTGCTGGACACCCACTACGAGATGGTCGGCGTCTTCGCCGACACCGTGGTCTACCGCCTCAAGCGCTGA
- a CDS encoding ROK family transcriptional regulator, with amino-acid sequence MATDTPGSQSSLHRANLERVLRAVRMAGSLTQAEIARATGLSAATVSNIVRELKESGTVVVADTSSGGRRARSVSLSGDAGIVVGIDFGHTHLRVAVGNLAHRVLAEESEPIDVDVSAAQGFDRAEALVDRLLQEAGFRPDKVIGVGLGVPGPIDVETGALGSTAILPGWTGIAPGRELAERLGMPVHVDNDANLGALGELVWGAGRGLSDLAYIKVASGVGAGLVVNGQIYRGPGGTAGEIGHITLDEAGPVCRCGNRGCLETFVGSRYLLGLLSSTLGQDLSVPRVVELAHQGDLGCRRVIADAGRQIGTGVATLCNLLNPRRVILGGDLADAGELVLGPIRDSVARYAIPSAARQLSVVPGTLGGRAEVLGALALVMSEMDDSSPIGRSVQASVARP; translated from the coding sequence ATGGCGACGGACACACCGGGTTCGCAGTCCTCACTGCACCGGGCCAACCTGGAGCGGGTGCTGCGCGCGGTACGGATGGCCGGCTCGCTGACCCAGGCCGAGATCGCCCGCGCCACCGGCCTCTCGGCGGCGACCGTGTCCAACATCGTCCGGGAGCTCAAGGAGAGCGGCACCGTCGTGGTCGCCGACACCTCCTCCGGCGGCCGCCGCGCCCGCAGCGTCTCGCTCAGCGGCGACGCCGGCATCGTGGTGGGGATCGATTTCGGCCACACCCACCTCCGGGTCGCCGTCGGCAACCTCGCGCACCGGGTGCTCGCCGAGGAGAGCGAGCCGATCGACGTCGACGTCTCCGCGGCCCAGGGCTTCGACCGCGCCGAGGCGCTGGTGGACCGGCTGCTCCAGGAGGCCGGCTTCCGCCCGGACAAGGTGATCGGCGTCGGCCTCGGCGTCCCCGGCCCGATCGACGTGGAGACCGGCGCGCTGGGCTCCACCGCGATCCTGCCCGGCTGGACGGGCATCGCCCCCGGCCGGGAGCTGGCCGAGCGGCTCGGCATGCCGGTGCACGTGGACAACGACGCCAACCTGGGCGCGCTCGGCGAACTCGTCTGGGGCGCCGGCCGCGGTCTGAGCGACCTCGCCTACATCAAGGTGGCCAGCGGCGTCGGCGCGGGACTGGTGGTCAACGGGCAGATCTACCGCGGCCCGGGCGGCACCGCCGGTGAGATAGGGCACATCACGCTGGACGAGGCCGGCCCGGTCTGCCGCTGCGGCAACCGCGGCTGCCTGGAGACCTTCGTCGGCTCCCGCTACCTGCTCGGCCTGCTCTCCTCCACGCTCGGCCAGGACCTGAGCGTGCCCCGGGTGGTCGAGCTGGCCCACCAGGGCGACCTCGGCTGCCGCCGGGTGATCGCCGACGCCGGCCGGCAGATCGGCACCGGTGTCGCCACCCTCTGCAACCTGCTCAACCCGCGCCGGGTGATCCTCGGCGGGGACCTCGCCGACGCCGGTGAGCTGGTGCTCGGCCCGATCCGCGACTCGGTGGCCCGCTACGCCATCCCCAGCGCGGCCCGCCAGCTCTCGGTCGTCCCGGGCACCCTGGGCGGCCGGGCCGAGGTGCTCGGCGCGCTCGCCCTGGTGATGAGCGAGATGGACGACTCCAGCCCGATCGGGCGGTCCGTACAGGCGTCCGTCGCCCGGCCGTGA
- a CDS encoding ribonuclease D: protein MTDAVAATQEEAAPVPLLEPKEGIPPVVADEEALAATVAAFAAGTGPVAVDAERASGYRYGQRAYLIQLRRAGAGTALIDPIACPDLSGLGAALADTEWVVHAATQDLPCLAEVGMRPQRLFDTELAGRIAGFARVGLGPMTESVLGLSLAKEHSAVDWSTRPLPEPWLRYAALDVEVLVELRDALEQELDAQGKLDWALEEFAAIAAAPRPAPRTDPWRRTSQLHKVRRRRQLAVVRELWLTRDRLAQERDVSPGRVLSDAAIVNAALAMPLNIAALQAVQGFGPRVHRRQLEQWLAAVQRGREVPENQLPPAAAPHDGPPPPRAWAEKDPVAAARLSGARAAVSELAEARNLPAENLITPDLVRRVSWEPPADPSAVGVAAALRRLGARQWQVDLVAPVVAAAFVKAAEVEPE, encoded by the coding sequence GTGACCGACGCCGTAGCAGCCACCCAAGAAGAAGCAGCCCCGGTCCCGCTCCTCGAACCGAAGGAGGGGATCCCGCCAGTCGTGGCGGACGAGGAGGCGCTGGCCGCCACCGTCGCCGCCTTCGCAGCGGGCACCGGACCGGTCGCCGTGGACGCCGAGCGAGCCTCCGGCTACCGCTACGGCCAACGGGCGTACCTCATCCAGCTGCGCCGCGCGGGCGCCGGCACCGCGCTGATCGACCCGATCGCCTGCCCCGACCTCAGCGGGCTCGGCGCCGCCCTCGCGGACACCGAATGGGTGGTGCACGCCGCCACCCAGGACCTGCCCTGCCTGGCCGAGGTCGGGATGCGGCCGCAGCGGCTCTTCGACACCGAGCTGGCCGGACGGATCGCCGGCTTCGCCCGGGTCGGCCTCGGACCGATGACCGAGAGCGTGCTCGGGCTGAGCCTGGCCAAGGAGCACTCCGCCGTCGACTGGTCCACCCGCCCGCTGCCCGAGCCGTGGCTGCGCTACGCCGCTCTGGACGTCGAGGTGCTGGTCGAGCTGCGGGACGCACTCGAACAGGAGCTGGACGCCCAGGGCAAGCTCGACTGGGCGCTGGAGGAGTTCGCGGCGATCGCCGCCGCACCCCGCCCGGCCCCGCGCACCGATCCCTGGCGCCGCACCTCGCAGCTGCACAAGGTCCGCCGACGCCGCCAGCTCGCCGTGGTGCGCGAGCTCTGGCTGACCCGGGACCGGCTGGCGCAGGAGCGCGACGTCTCGCCCGGCCGGGTGCTCTCGGACGCCGCGATCGTCAACGCCGCGCTGGCCATGCCGCTGAACATCGCCGCCCTGCAGGCCGTCCAGGGCTTCGGGCCGCGGGTCCACCGCCGCCAGCTGGAGCAGTGGCTGGCCGCCGTCCAGCGGGGCCGGGAGGTCCCGGAGAACCAGCTGCCGCCGGCCGCCGCCCCGCACGACGGCCCGCCGCCGCCGCGCGCCTGGGCCGAGAAGGACCCGGTCGCGGCCGCCCGGCTGTCCGGGGCCCGGGCCGCGGTGAGCGAGCTGGCCGAGGCGCGCAACCTGCCGGCCGAGAACCTGATCACGCCGGACCTCGTCCGCCGGGTCTCCTGGGAGCCGCCGGCCGACCCGAGCGCGGTCGGCGTGGCCGCCGCGCTGCGCCGGCTGGGCGCCCGGCAGTGGCAGGTCGACCTGGTGGCACCGGTCGTGGCCGCGGCCTTCGTCAAGGCCGCGGAGGTCGAGCCGGAGTAG
- a CDS encoding outer membrane protein assembly factor BamB family protein: MTQLDGAPVPGQGGPAAPGAAPGQPPAPGSDYAYAPTAAAFPAQGAPPPPGAAPAGPYNPAQPPFPAPNAGQQYGYTAPPPADGGAGYGYPQQQPGYAFPGAPVPAPPKRRNPVMVWGGIIGGVLAIAIVAGLVVLFTENKKDPDTPSADGGTSSTGGTTDSSTTDPSAGTGGGSGGKAGSYSLAWTAAKPANAASGSQLLGIWGADKAVVRADSYGIRALNSADGKELWTLAPPAGSKEFCAVSYGVNSKHIAAVALNTGDSDCSTVGAVDISTGKLLWSAKVSTERMSSPTLTVTEKVIGIGGNVAGAVNIADGSPVWQFQPRDKDCNVYGKVAGTQIAVSDRCYGSNANPKSQLVLVDTDTGKTTSPAPVPFTGSIERIDKVVSDQPLVLLVTSGPNGDYILPFDKSNKPMTPMSVKEPGADSLRLSGQADAFTQNVVSGTTLYVQTNPSKPAVNAYDLTTGKRLWSSTGGTNDGIRLVSGTDKDGKVRAVLDMGYGKGAKIVTLAPADGAATELGTITSQKNSDFIGSSTTEYVLQSDGSLYGFARSAGSDAPVVKYAKK; this comes from the coding sequence ATGACACAGCTCGACGGGGCTCCGGTCCCCGGGCAGGGCGGACCGGCCGCGCCGGGCGCCGCACCCGGGCAGCCGCCGGCCCCGGGCAGCGATTACGCCTACGCGCCCACCGCCGCCGCCTTCCCCGCCCAGGGCGCCCCGCCGCCGCCCGGCGCCGCACCGGCCGGCCCGTACAACCCGGCCCAGCCCCCGTTCCCGGCCCCCAACGCCGGCCAGCAGTACGGCTACACCGCCCCGCCGCCGGCCGACGGCGGAGCCGGGTACGGCTACCCGCAGCAGCAGCCCGGGTACGCCTTCCCCGGCGCGCCGGTGCCGGCGCCGCCCAAGCGGCGCAACCCGGTGATGGTCTGGGGCGGCATCATCGGCGGTGTGCTGGCGATCGCCATCGTCGCCGGTCTGGTCGTGCTGTTCACCGAGAACAAGAAGGACCCGGACACCCCGTCCGCGGACGGCGGCACCAGCAGCACGGGCGGCACCACCGACAGCTCGACCACCGACCCCTCCGCGGGCACCGGCGGCGGCAGCGGCGGCAAGGCGGGCTCCTACAGCCTCGCCTGGACCGCCGCCAAGCCGGCCAACGCGGCCAGCGGCTCGCAGCTGCTCGGCATCTGGGGCGCCGACAAGGCCGTGGTGCGCGCCGACAGCTACGGCATCCGCGCGCTCAACTCGGCCGACGGCAAGGAGCTGTGGACGCTCGCGCCGCCGGCCGGCAGCAAGGAGTTCTGCGCCGTCTCGTACGGGGTGAACTCGAAGCACATCGCCGCGGTCGCGCTCAACACCGGTGACAGCGACTGCTCCACCGTCGGCGCGGTCGACATCAGCACCGGCAAGCTGCTCTGGTCGGCCAAGGTCAGCACCGAGCGGATGTCCTCGCCCACCCTGACCGTCACCGAGAAGGTCATCGGCATCGGCGGCAACGTGGCCGGCGCGGTGAACATCGCCGACGGCTCGCCGGTCTGGCAGTTCCAGCCCCGTGACAAGGACTGCAACGTCTACGGCAAGGTCGCCGGCACCCAGATCGCGGTGAGCGACCGCTGCTACGGCTCCAACGCCAACCCCAAGTCGCAGCTGGTGCTGGTCGACACCGACACCGGCAAGACCACCAGCCCCGCGCCGGTCCCGTTCACCGGCAGCATCGAGCGCATCGACAAGGTCGTCTCGGACCAGCCGCTGGTGCTGCTGGTGACCAGCGGCCCGAACGGCGACTACATCCTGCCGTTCGACAAGAGCAACAAGCCGATGACCCCGATGTCGGTCAAGGAGCCCGGGGCGGACAGCCTGCGGCTCTCCGGCCAGGCGGACGCGTTCACCCAGAACGTCGTCAGCGGCACCACGCTGTACGTCCAGACCAACCCGAGCAAGCCCGCCGTCAACGCCTACGACCTGACGACCGGCAAGCGGCTCTGGTCGTCCACCGGCGGCACCAACGACGGCATCCGGCTGGTCTCCGGCACCGACAAGGACGGCAAGGTCCGGGCCGTGCTGGACATGGGCTACGGCAAGGGTGCCAAGATCGTCACGCTCGCGCCGGCCGACGGCGCGGCGACCGAACTCGGCACCATCACCAGCCAGAAGAACTCCGACTTCATCGGCTCCAGCACCACCGAGTACGTGCTGCAGTCGGACGGTTCGCTGTACGGCTTCGCCCGCAGCGCGGGCTCGGACGCGCCCGTGGTCAAGTACGCGAAGAAGTGA
- the dxs gene encoding 1-deoxy-D-xylulose-5-phosphate synthase, with product MALLTRIRGPRDLDRLTPGQLAALAQEIRTFLVTEVSKTGGHLGPNLGVVELTVALHRVFDSPRDRILFDTGHQSYVHKLLTGRQDFSRLRMKDGLSGYPSRAESEHDVIENSHASTVLSYADGLAKANQLQGKKDPVVAVIGDGALTGGMAWEALNNIADSKDRPLVIVVNDNERSYSPTIGGMANHLATLRTTQGYERFLSWGKDALQRTPVVGQQLFETLHGAKKGLKDFIAPQGMFEDLGLKYIGPIDGHDLTALESALTKARGFGGPVIVHCLTEKGRGYHAAENNEEDRFHAVGVIHPETGLPIKSAGKDWTSVFGEEMVALGREREDIVGITAAMLHPVGLAPFAKAFPDRIFDVGIAEQHAVTSAAGMATNGLHPVFAVYATFLNRAFDQVLMDVALHRLGVTFVLDRAGVTGTDGASHNGMWDMSILQVVPGLRLAAPRDADQLRAQLREAVEVEDAPTVVRYSKGTVGPAVPAVGRIGGMDVLRAPEAPAEERRADVLIVSVGAMAATSLEVADLLAAEGVTATVVDPRWVKPVDRALPGLAAEHRAVVTIEDNGRVGGVGAAVAQALRDAEVDVPVRDFGIPQEFLDHASRPEILAEIGLTAPDIARKVTALVSRLDGAAVRA from the coding sequence GTGGCCCTGCTGACCCGCATTCGGGGACCGCGCGATCTCGACCGGCTCACGCCCGGACAGCTGGCCGCGCTGGCCCAGGAGATCCGGACCTTCCTGGTGACGGAGGTCTCCAAGACGGGCGGCCACCTCGGGCCCAACCTCGGCGTCGTGGAGCTGACCGTCGCGCTGCACCGGGTCTTCGACTCGCCGCGCGACCGCATCCTCTTCGACACCGGCCACCAGAGCTACGTCCACAAGCTGCTCACCGGCCGCCAGGACTTCTCCCGGCTGCGGATGAAGGACGGCCTCTCCGGCTACCCCTCCCGCGCCGAGTCCGAGCACGACGTCATCGAGAACTCGCACGCCTCGACCGTGCTCTCCTACGCCGACGGCCTGGCCAAGGCCAACCAGCTCCAGGGGAAGAAGGACCCGGTCGTCGCCGTGATCGGCGACGGCGCCCTCACCGGCGGCATGGCCTGGGAGGCGCTCAACAACATCGCCGACTCCAAGGACCGCCCGCTGGTCATCGTCGTCAACGACAACGAGCGGTCCTACTCCCCGACCATCGGCGGGATGGCGAACCACCTGGCCACGCTGCGCACCACCCAGGGCTACGAGCGCTTCCTCTCCTGGGGCAAGGACGCCCTGCAGCGCACCCCGGTGGTCGGCCAGCAGCTCTTCGAGACGCTGCACGGCGCCAAGAAGGGCCTCAAGGACTTCATCGCCCCGCAGGGCATGTTCGAGGACCTCGGCCTCAAGTACATCGGCCCGATCGACGGCCACGACCTCACCGCCCTGGAGTCCGCGCTCACCAAGGCGCGTGGCTTCGGCGGCCCGGTGATCGTGCACTGCCTCACCGAGAAGGGCCGCGGCTACCACGCCGCCGAGAACAACGAGGAGGACCGCTTCCACGCGGTCGGCGTGATCCACCCGGAGACCGGCCTGCCGATCAAGAGCGCCGGCAAGGACTGGACGTCCGTCTTCGGCGAGGAGATGGTCGCGCTCGGCCGCGAGCGCGAGGACATCGTCGGCATCACCGCCGCGATGCTCCACCCGGTCGGCCTGGCCCCGTTCGCCAAGGCCTTCCCGGACCGGATCTTCGACGTCGGCATCGCCGAGCAGCACGCCGTGACCAGCGCGGCCGGCATGGCCACCAACGGCCTGCACCCGGTGTTCGCGGTCTACGCGACCTTCCTCAACCGGGCCTTCGACCAGGTCCTGATGGATGTGGCGCTGCACCGGCTGGGCGTCACCTTCGTGCTGGACCGGGCCGGTGTCACCGGCACCGACGGCGCCTCGCACAACGGCATGTGGGACATGTCGATCCTCCAGGTCGTCCCCGGTCTGCGGCTCGCCGCCCCGCGCGACGCCGACCAGCTGCGCGCCCAGCTGCGCGAGGCCGTGGAGGTGGAGGACGCCCCGACCGTGGTCCGCTACTCCAAGGGCACGGTCGGCCCGGCCGTCCCCGCGGTCGGCCGGATCGGCGGCATGGACGTGCTGCGCGCCCCCGAGGCTCCGGCCGAGGAGCGCCGCGCCGACGTGCTGATCGTCTCGGTCGGCGCGATGGCCGCGACGAGCCTGGAGGTCGCCGACCTGCTGGCGGCCGAGGGCGTCACCGCCACCGTGGTGGACCCGCGCTGGGTCAAGCCGGTGGACCGCGCCCTGCCGGGCCTGGCCGCCGAGCACCGCGCGGTCGTCACGATCGAGGACAACGGCCGCGTCGGCGGTGTGGGCGCCGCCGTGGCGCAGGCGCTGCGCGACGCCGAGGTGGACGTCCCGGTGCGCGACTTCGGCATCCCGCAGGAGTTCCTGGACCACGCCTCGCGGCCCGAGATCCTCGCCGAGATCGGTCTCACCGCCCCGGACATCGCCCGCAAGGTGACGGCCCTGGTCTCCCGGCTGGACGGGGCGGCCGTCCGGGCCTGA